From Segatella copri, the proteins below share one genomic window:
- the tsf gene encoding translation elongation factor Ts, protein MAVSIEDIKKLRAMTGAGLADVKKALTEAEGDFDKAKELLRERGLAIAAKRSDRETSNGCVLVKKVNDFAAIIALKCETDFVANGADFIKLTSDILDAAIAAKAHTLDEVKTLKVGDADAQAAVTQRSGITGEKMELDGYCVLEGDNIEVYDHMNKHTLCTMVQLNENNEEAGHKVAMQVAAMRPVALDESSVSNETKKTELEVAVAKTKEELVEKAVNAALKKAGINPAHVDSEEHIESNTKKGWLTPEQAEEARNIKKTVGEEKAATLNPTMIQNIANGRLAKFFKENCLVDQEFQFGDGDKQTVAQYLASQSKDLKIVAYQRFTLAAE, encoded by the coding sequence ATGGCTGTTTCAATTGAAGATATCAAGAAACTTCGCGCTATGACTGGTGCTGGTCTTGCTGACGTTAAGAAGGCACTCACAGAGGCTGAAGGTGATTTCGATAAGGCAAAGGAGTTGCTCCGTGAGCGTGGTCTCGCTATCGCTGCTAAGCGTTCTGACCGTGAGACTTCTAACGGTTGCGTTCTCGTTAAGAAGGTTAACGATTTCGCTGCTATCATCGCTCTCAAGTGCGAGACTGACTTCGTAGCTAACGGTGCTGACTTCATCAAGTTGACATCTGACATCCTCGACGCTGCTATCGCTGCCAAGGCTCACACTCTCGACGAGGTGAAGACTTTGAAGGTTGGCGATGCAGATGCTCAGGCTGCTGTTACACAGCGCTCTGGTATCACTGGCGAGAAGATGGAGCTCGACGGCTACTGTGTTCTCGAGGGTGACAACATCGAGGTTTACGACCACATGAACAAGCACACTTTGTGTACTATGGTTCAGCTCAACGAGAACAACGAGGAGGCTGGTCACAAGGTAGCTATGCAGGTTGCTGCTATGCGCCCTGTAGCTCTCGACGAGTCTTCTGTTTCTAATGAGACTAAGAAGACTGAGCTCGAGGTTGCTGTAGCCAAGACTAAGGAAGAGCTCGTAGAGAAGGCTGTTAACGCAGCATTGAAGAAGGCTGGCATCAACCCAGCTCACGTTGACTCTGAGGAGCACATCGAGAGCAACACCAAGAAGGGTTGGTTGACACCTGAGCAGGCTGAAGAGGCTCGCAACATCAAGAAGACTGTTGGTGAGGAGAAGGCTGCTACTTTGAACCCTACTATGATCCAGAACATTGCTAATGGTCGTCTGGCTAAGTTCTTCAAGGAGAACTGCCTCGTTGACCAGGAGTTCCAGTTCGGTGACGGTGACAAGCAGACTGTTGCTCAGTACCTCGCTTCTCAGAGCAAGGATCTCAAGATCGTTGCTTACCAGCGCTTTACTCTTGCTGCTGAGTAA
- the rpsB gene encoding 30S ribosomal protein S2 produces the protein MSRTNFDQLLQAGCHFGHLRRKWNPAMAPYIFMERNGIHIIDLNKTVAKIDEAAEALKTIAKTGRKILFVATKKQAKDVVAEKAASINMPYVNERWAGGMLTNFPTIRKAVKKMTNIDRLLNDGTFSNLSKRELLQVSRQRAKLEKNLGSIADMARLPVALFVVDVMKEHIAVKEANRLGIPVFGIVDTNSDPKNVDYVIPANDDAKDSVDAILTAVCGAIAEALEERKAEKADDKAAAEQKDQPKKKAARKDEAE, from the coding sequence ATGTCAAGAACAAATTTTGACCAGTTACTTCAGGCAGGTTGCCACTTCGGACACCTCCGTCGCAAGTGGAATCCAGCAATGGCTCCTTACATCTTCATGGAGCGTAACGGTATTCATATTATCGACCTCAACAAGACTGTCGCTAAGATCGACGAGGCTGCTGAGGCTCTCAAGACAATTGCCAAGACAGGTAGAAAGATCCTGTTTGTCGCTACTAAAAAACAAGCTAAGGACGTAGTTGCTGAGAAGGCAGCTTCTATCAATATGCCATACGTAAACGAGCGTTGGGCTGGTGGTATGCTCACCAACTTCCCTACAATCCGTAAGGCAGTTAAGAAAATGACAAACATCGATCGTCTGTTGAACGATGGTACATTCTCTAACCTCTCTAAGCGCGAGTTGCTTCAGGTAAGCCGCCAGCGTGCTAAGTTGGAGAAGAACCTCGGTTCTATCGCAGATATGGCTCGTCTCCCAGTAGCCCTCTTCGTTGTTGACGTAATGAAGGAGCATATTGCTGTTAAGGAGGCTAACCGTCTTGGTATTCCAGTGTTCGGTATCGTAGATACCAACTCTGATCCTAAGAATGTTGATTACGTTATCCCAGCTAACGACGATGCTAAGGATTCTGTAGATGCTATCCTTACTGCAGTTTGCGGTGCTATCGCTGAGGCTCTTGAGGAGCGCAAGGCTGAGAAGGCTGACGACAAGGCTGCTGCTGAGCAGAAGGACCAGCCTAAGAAGAAGGCTGCCCGCAAGGACGAGGCTGAGTAA
- the rpsI gene encoding 30S ribosomal protein S9, which yields MEVINAIGRRKSAVARVYLTEGTGKITINKKDIETYFPSAILRYVVKQPLQLLEAEGKYDIKANLDGGGFTGQSQALRLAIARALVKIDANDKKALKDAGFMTRDSRAVERKKPGQPKARRRFQFSKR from the coding sequence ATGGAAGTAATTAATGCAATTGGTCGCCGTAAGAGCGCTGTAGCTCGTGTATACCTCACAGAGGGTACCGGTAAGATCACAATCAACAAGAAAGATATTGAGACATATTTCCCATCAGCAATCCTTCGCTATGTAGTAAAGCAGCCATTGCAGTTGCTCGAAGCTGAGGGTAAGTATGATATTAAGGCAAACCTCGACGGTGGTGGTTTCACCGGTCAGAGCCAGGCTCTCCGCCTCGCTATCGCTCGCGCACTCGTTAAGATCGACGCTAACGATAAGAAGGCTTTGAAGGATGCAGGCTTCATGACACGTGACTCACGTGCTGTTGAGCGTAAGAAGCCAGGTCAGCCAAAGGCTCGTCGTCGCTTCCAGTTCAGCAAGCGTTAA
- the rplM gene encoding 50S ribosomal protein L13 has translation MDTLSYKTISVNKETAKKEWVVIDATDQVVGRLCSKVAKLLRGKYKPTFTPHVDCGDNVIIINAAKVVFTGKKETDKVYTRYTGYPGGQRFNTPAELRKRPDGMDKILRHAIKGMLPKGPLGRSLMDNLFIYDGTEHKHEAQQPKAIDINQYK, from the coding sequence ATGGACACATTAAGTTACAAGACTATTTCCGTAAACAAGGAAACAGCTAAGAAAGAGTGGGTCGTAATCGACGCTACCGACCAGGTTGTAGGTCGCCTCTGCTCTAAGGTTGCTAAATTGCTCCGCGGAAAGTACAAGCCAACTTTCACTCCACACGTAGATTGTGGTGACAACGTAATCATTATCAATGCCGCTAAGGTAGTTTTCACAGGTAAGAAGGAAACAGATAAGGTTTACACTCGTTACACTGGTTATCCAGGTGGTCAGCGCTTCAACACTCCAGCAGAGTTGCGCAAGCGTCCTGATGGAATGGACAAGATCCTCCGTCACGCTATCAAGGGTATGTTGCCAAAGGGCCCTCTCGGTCGTTCTTTGATGGACAACCTCTTCATTTACGATGGCACAGAGCACAAGCACGAGGCACAGCAGCCAAAGGCTATTGATATTAACCAGTATAAATAA